The Candidatus Lokiarchaeota archaeon genome window below encodes:
- a CDS encoding phenylalanine--tRNA ligase subunit alpha, translated as MNPQLTEGEREVLEKLLDQKGPMSVSELKDEVHGDEERITSLLSSLSERGLVEFNIVEEVDYALTEEGKEYQKTGLPEVRLTKAVNDLGGKAEFDAALQKADLEERTKGISISWAKRNGWLEITKEDGENLFISLEESPSSPMRDLLENVSSKQPIDEDSQDILQQAIQRTLVEEHITKKFIGKIPSSKRNEAEEAISKQARGISLLTPKMLAEGTWKERPFKPFNIETESAFASYGKKHPYREFNEWLREIFLGLGFTEWFGPYVETEFWNNDALFVPQDHVAREVQDQFRITEPYDHGDILDEEYFKAVKSEHEGKGVTGSEGWDSLFSREVSTRLCLRSHTTPVSMRYLWEHREPPQKMFIVDRNFRAEKLSAKHAQEFNQCDGIIMDEGLTLRDLMGFIEEICHRVGIEKVKFKPGQFPFTEPSIEGFAKHEELGWIEVAPGGIFRPEVTRPLGIEEPVLAWGIGSGRLYMAAMGISDIRQLYSRDLEWLRRNVYVR; from the coding sequence GAGCGTGAGGTGCTAGAAAAGCTCCTCGACCAGAAAGGACCCATGTCTGTTAGTGAATTGAAGGACGAAGTACACGGCGATGAGGAAAGGATAACATCATTGCTTAGCTCATTATCGGAACGGGGTCTTGTTGAATTCAATATTGTAGAGGAAGTCGATTACGCTCTCACAGAGGAAGGAAAAGAATACCAGAAAACGGGATTGCCGGAAGTCAGGCTGACAAAAGCAGTGAACGATCTGGGAGGGAAGGCTGAGTTTGATGCCGCCCTCCAGAAAGCTGACTTGGAAGAACGAACTAAAGGGATTAGCATAAGCTGGGCCAAAAGAAACGGATGGCTTGAAATCACCAAAGAAGACGGTGAAAATCTGTTCATTTCATTGGAGGAAAGTCCTAGCAGCCCAATGAGGGATCTTCTCGAGAATGTTTCGAGTAAGCAACCGATTGATGAAGACTCCCAAGATATTCTTCAGCAAGCAATTCAGAGAACATTGGTTGAAGAGCACATCACGAAGAAATTCATCGGAAAAATCCCCAGTAGTAAACGGAATGAGGCAGAAGAAGCAATATCCAAACAGGCCAGGGGTATATCATTACTGACACCGAAGATGCTAGCTGAGGGGACATGGAAGGAAAGACCATTCAAACCCTTCAACATCGAAACAGAATCTGCCTTCGCCAGTTACGGGAAGAAGCACCCCTATCGAGAGTTCAATGAATGGCTCAGAGAAATATTCCTAGGGCTTGGCTTCACCGAATGGTTTGGACCGTATGTTGAGACCGAATTTTGGAACAACGATGCCTTGTTCGTTCCGCAGGATCATGTTGCACGGGAAGTGCAGGATCAGTTCAGGATTACGGAGCCATACGATCATGGAGATATTCTTGATGAAGAGTATTTCAAAGCAGTAAAATCCGAGCATGAAGGTAAAGGTGTTACTGGTTCTGAGGGGTGGGACTCACTATTCAGTCGTGAAGTTTCAACCCGTCTTTGTTTGCGATCCCATACAACACCCGTTTCAATGCGGTATCTTTGGGAACATCGAGAACCACCTCAAAAGATGTTCATTGTAGACCGGAATTTCCGAGCTGAGAAACTGAGTGCAAAACACGCCCAAGAATTCAATCAGTGTGATGGAATAATAATGGATGAAGGATTGACCCTTCGAGATTTGATGGGCTTCATTGAAGAGATATGCCATCGTGTAGGGATCGAGAAAGTGAAATTCAAACCTGGGCAATTCCCATTCACAGAACCAAGTATAGAGGGTTTCGCCAAACACGAGGAGCTTGGATGGATTGAAGTTGCACCCGGTGGGATATTCAGACCAGAAGTCACAAGACCGCTTGGAATTGAGGAGCCAGTTCTCGCATGGGGTATTGGATCTGGCAGGCTCTATATGGCAGCCATGGGAATTTCAGACATCCGTCAGCTCTACTCCAGGGACTTGGAATGGTTAAGAAGAAACGTCTATGTGAGGTAG